The DNA window AAAATCGACTCAAAACCAAATAATACTTGAAAGTACTACTCAATACAAAAACTACAAGTTACAACTCGCTGATCAAGTCTTCGTTAAGAATCCTACACCTTTTCTGTGCTGGCCATCTGTCAAGGTCACCATTTAAAATTCATAAAAGTCAACAAGTTAAGATCAGTCCTGGCCTTACTTTCAGATTCAAGTTTAAGATCATGATCACATAACCAGAACCACTTCTCaatgtggaaacattttttcaatGCATTTTGTCATCTTCTGGACCTCCACGTTCTTCTAGTCAATCTCCTCATTGTTGCACTCACCTTGTCTGTTTTATGGTTGTCTCTTCACAAATGTTCTCTTTTGACTTCCTTGGTGTTTGAGTTAGCCTTTGAGCTTACCAAACAAAGTCTCACTTGCTGATTCTGAATGTCTTCTTTGTAGTAGTAATGGGTCAGTTCCCGTTTTATTAGTCCTCTACAGTGTCTTCGTCACCTCTCCTGATTCTGAATTTATATCACGCTCCGTTTCTATGATGTTGGGCTTCCCTTCACTTTCTTTGTCAACCTAATTATTAACAAATCAGAAAGCCAGAAAACTGCTTCGTCTAGTATCTCCCGTCTCCTGCAATGGCTGGCTGTCTTCTGTGGGTCATCGGTTCATCGGGTACTTCTTATCATTTTTTAGCTTCCACATTTAGCCCTCTACTCAAGACCTTATCGCTACCATGCCCTGCATCTCAGTCACAGTGCCAGTGTTGGGTAAAGTGTGTGTTACAAAACCAAAGAGTGGTATCCACATTATGAACGTGTCCCTGTTGTCTGTGTGAAGGTCAAAGGGTTGAAGGTGAGAAAGCTGGAAGGAATGTTAAATCTATGACTcccaaaaacaaactaaaaagctCAGTGAGCTGAATTAAAACCATACATTTCCATGTGTAGAATTCTGCTTTTGacagaaatactttttgttCCAGATTCCAACCTTCCTGCCAAAAAGatcaacactgaagcttcatgcACACTTTATATATTCTTGTTTTAGAAAGTTAAACTTTGCAGCCTAGCCTTTCtccttgatttttattttttggctccaataaaaaatacttttgaaaaGTTTTAATGTGACTAATGGCAGACAAGAAAAAGGTATGTTAACAGTGACACCCAAATTTGCTTACAATAAAGTGATCCTTTTCCAAGAGTAGGCAACCGAGATCAGCCTGCTAGCCTCCTGAGGTCAGCATCCTGTCTCCTAGCTTCCTGTCAGCTCGCCCACAAGAAACAACCGTAGGCTTGGAGTCCCATGCTGAAAGggtgtctcaacctaactttcagtcaatctaaCGACAGACTGGGAGCTGgagcgggttttaaacctcttgacatACCATTACATCAAAAAATACCCacacagtgtgtgccaatcgaGACATGAGTtaatcagaccaatttcatCTTCTGAACCATTTTGCTTCCATTCTGAATCTTCATGTCTGTTCCCTGTTTTCCTGGAACCATGTCATTGTACCCAGTTTTGTGCCAAGTCAggaaaacagagtaaaataaaatgtatggatatTAGTCTATAAGGCTTCAATAATAAGTCAGTAATATTGTGTTCTCTCTTGGTTGACCTGGATACAAAAAATCCAGGAGGAATCATAAAAGTGTAATCAACAGATGAGTATGAAAGCCCTAAGCTGACATGAATCCATACATTTGATTTGACTCTGTTTTCCCGTGATAACCAGTACATTTCCCACTCCTGACACAAGTTttcccgaatttcccctctggggatcaataaagtattatcctatttCGGTTGTTTTCGCAAGATCTCGACTTGTTCATCTTAAAATAAGATGAATGAATGCATGTCCTATTCACACTTCTGTAGAGAAGAACTGATTAATCAGGTCTTTGAACACATCATGCCTTTAGTGTTCTGATAGCAGCTGAGTCTTGGCTGCACGTCGAGCCTGCAGTCATCACTGTCTCACCCAGAATCACAGTAAACAAAGCTCTCTGAGGACCCGTGGCTTTGGTGAAAATCTGCCTCTGCTCAGAGCTAAACTGGGAAAGACAGTTTTTAGAGATGGTTAAAAAAAGCTACAGACTGCCTTGTGACCAGGgactctctgtctttctctctctctctcagatcctCTTAATGAATTTGGAAACACAAAGCTTTTCCTGGGAGAGTTCTGTGTGATCTTGTCCTGATGTGAACCAGGTTTACTGCCAGAGAAACCTCAGCAGGACAACACGTTTCTTTCAGTCTACTGGACTGAAATTCTGAGATTCATCTCAAGCCAAACACATTGGTTATctattcttttgtttctttctttggacaaacaaatgaacagaCAGCTCATTTTGAATTAATCTGTCTGCAAACTTCAAACTCTGTTTCCTTCCTCTTACTAGCATCCTCTTCTTCccaatctcctcctcctccccccaggTCAACCTTGACAATAACGGAGTACTACGATAAAGAAACGTGTGGGCTGTTGAATGTCACACCATTTGATAGAGAGGCCGTGTGTGTATATATCAATTAAAGTGGAACAAATGAGGAGGGAGAATGGGTGGTGTATTTACGCAGCGGAATAATAGGATCACACGGTCAGGTAAACAGAGGAGGACATGAGGGGGGAGGGCAGGAGATGAGAAGAcaatgagacagaaaaagatggaaaccaaagagaaaacaaaaggtaAGATTCACTGGACTCGTTTGGTTATAAAGATGAGAGATGATGATTTTTGACCTGATGTTGAAACAAAAGTTGAGTGATGAGTTTTTAACCCTTAAAACTCTTTTAACACAAATCTACCAGAGCCTACTCATTTTTAGTTTGTGCAATGCCATTTCTGGCACTGACAAAACAAACTCTGCGTTGACATAGTAAAGACgaaagagaacatgtttaccgacgatgtaaCCAAGTATAAATCAACGTGACccttttatcacagcagcacatacagcagcagtacggcagctttcagtagcaattcccgcttccttatgtagcggtctttgatGCAACATTCaatgtttccacggcaacggtaaacattctgtctgttatggcggctcatcatggcgGCCTCCTcaacaagacacgtcccgttacaactgtaaaaactataaaattacGTAGTTCCCTGGCTTTGAtgactgttggaaatattgaagtaatgtaagtactcaacaatcaaaaatatataacatgggtttagttcatttttaattaatgtaaacattgtcatcagattctacatattgtacgtttaatgGTTATTAAAGTAATTAAAGAACAACAGTTAAGTATTGTCACTTGATCACAAACAATGATCTTTCACGATTCTTTTGATCTCACGCTGTTTTAATCTGCATGTAAAGTCCAAAAATAGCATTTATTTGATCAGTTTAAACACGAACATGCAAACAACGACAGGCTGCAGGGAAGTTTGTTTCattgtatttatgtttcatacCCAAATTGTTGATGTTTGTAGATGctcagaataaaaatgtaaacgaGAGAGGGAATCTACTACATATACCATTATATACCTATAATCTAGATATACCAGAGAAATAGTAACAGTACCTTTTCTGTTGATGGTCACCAGGACACACAGGCGTAGAGAATCTGTacgtacacacactcaaaacaaaccccaaaagtaaatataaatttaatataaatatttgtcAATCCTTagaatcaatcaatacatcaaTCATGGTCACTTACTGTCACAGGTTCCAGGAGGAGCTCCTCTTCAAATAGTTGATATCGACAACACCAGAGGGCTTGATCAAGAggacattatgtgtgtgtgcgtgtgtgtgtgtgtgtgtgtgtgtgtgtgtgtgtgtgtgtgcgtgtgtgtgtgtgtgtgtgtgtgtgtgtgtgtgtgtgtgtgtatgagtgtgtgctcACAGACTAAACTGCACCTCTCACcttttttcatacatttcacttgcattcatcacatttcacaaacaccacacacacacacaatcacatatGCAAACACCAAGAGAAAACTGttagtgtgtatctgtgtgtgtgtgtgtgtgtgtgtgtgtgtgtgtgtgtgtgtgtgtgtgtgtgtgtgtgtgtgtgtgtgtgttgtacataCAATACTGATCTGCTCCTGGGTCTTTCTGAGTCTTTGCATCTCTGGAGTGTCGGACACGATgctgaaccctcgacctttaCTCTCTTCAAAGTCCTTCTTATATTTCACCTGCAGGGGGattcaaacagacaaaaacaaagaattaaagaaaaatTCGTCCTCAAGGTCTTCTTTTAAGCGAAGTACTCTACATCTGTTTCACTGACAttaatatttgaatataaacatttataatacaattcacaaaggctgcagaatgtgaggttaaaatgttaaatgaatcAACTAGTTTTATAAACTTAAACAAACTTATTTTTCAAGCTGTCACTTTAAAATCCAAAGTTGTCACTAAAACAGACAAGAAGGAGGATATGAACTGGAGAGCAGCTTGAGGCCGGCCAATAAAGTGAGAATTGGAGCTGGAATAAAACATAACGTGTGCAGGTATGATTATAAAATGTTCTCAGGTAGCCTCCCTCTTTAAACAAATGGCTTCATTAAAGAATATTTAACGAggagatatattttttttagagacTTTGTACCTCCATATTCAtgtcttgataaaaaaaaaagaacaaaaagaaaaagcaacaaaaccTTAAACTCCCAATAAAATGATGACAGAGAGGGTATTTCATCTGGAGGTGAATTTGACCTTTGAATGCACCCACACAGCAGATCTAATGACTATATGAAGACAGACCACAGAGACAGTTAACCTCACACAGTCTGAAAAGAACTGTAAATATACTataagtgtttgtgttatgtttgatTGCAGtgaaaaatatatgttttttaaattctgaacaAAGACAATCATCTATTCGGTAAGGATTGTGAAATGTTCGGCTGTGAAATCActagtttctttttctcttcttatttagcttcatccatcaccatgctcttcctctcagcctcAGTATCAAACAGAGTGTGTGAACTAGTTTTGCAGAGCTATACACACTTCTCACATACTGCAGTAACCAGGCAACCGGGGCGCCTTGTAGACATGGGAGAGACGCCGGTGACCCTGTTGACAGTTATTTTAGTACTAAATCTACCTTTGAAAGTTTGAAGCTACAGTTTGAAGTTGGAAAAGTTATTGCTGCTATAATATTTTCATTTCTGGATGGTCTTCACTAATGTCAGCAGAAAGTCAAACTAGATTAAACGACCCCTCTATCCCGCATGAAACAAATCTAATTAATTGCAGAGTGGACGATTTATAGCCCACAGATGTCAACAACAAGCGAGCAGCAGGCTGTCATTCTTTACTCGACCTTTAGAGGAACAACCGCAGCTCATTGAGCCATGAAGTCATCCTGCTGGTGTCTATCAGTCATCAGTATCAGCCCATTAGCGCTCAGAGTTACATAAAGCTGTAAACTGCGGGACTATGACTCAGAcagaaggagtgtgtgtgtgtgtgtgtgttctggtaTCCTGCTCTCACTGTGATTGTTCCCCTTCTCAATACGAAGCAGATTAAAGCCCTTTCATTCATCGTGGGCTCCCTGTAGAGCTAATATGCCGAGCTGACGAGGAACAGCAcatacacagatgcacacaaacCATTTGGAGGCAACAGCACAAGCAAGGATCCAGACAGGAGGAAACAAGGTCAGCGAGAGCCAATACACAGACTCAggtctgattggacacaggtCAGGTCAGGACAGGCAGAGCTGCACTGATCCCgactgtttcatttttattttactttatgatCATCATCAAAATAATCTCCATCGTCAACACAGGGTCCAAAATGTACTTTCTCACTCACAGGCCAAGGTGGGGGTTAGATCTAAAGATCCACCCGCAAAGCatatttttaaactcttttggAGTTAAAATGTTAGTTTTGAGTtgtgaaaaaagaggagaaacttGTTTGGCGGTCGGGAAAAtgctgcatctttttttatttcttaaccagctgtcacttcctgtcaatcacacacctaaatgagaatattttattAAGACGTTGGAGAAGTGTTGtatacaataaaagaaaaaaactctgtaAACTGATGAATCTCACCAGCTGAATATATCCGTAGGTTTGGTAAACCTCAGCTGTCGAGAACGTAAAGAGTCCTTGTGAAGGCTTCTTTGTGTAGTGTCAAAATATACTCATCAGatatgtatttaatgaaaaactAAACCAATAAAAACGCAGCGTcatactagggctgggaaatatattgagtttttaagatacatcaatatattttcaaacaagatatagggtaagacaatatcgttaatatcgatatagtttatgttgcattaaaataacattatagaggtgccagttcacctttttctcatctcactgatgatgactgactgtctgtccctcttaaccctgctcctcctctctctctcttttattgtatttaaggcacatttttattttattatattactatttaaattcacaaacaggtagtttatttttccatgtgttttcactgttaataaaatacatattgatgtatatcgagtatcgccattcagctaaacaacatcgagatatgagttttggtccatatcgcccagccctacgtCATACGCACTCGGCTGAAAGTCACCAGATACAGGGTCACTTGTTGACTGATcttgtttctatttgttttgacagtttttctTAAATTGAATGTATCCGTCTATTTTGACggcatgtttgtgtctgtgcactgACAATGACACATCATACAGATGTAGAGAATTACAGACTTTGTCTTCAAAGCTTTCTGCCATTGTCGTCCCTGCTGCTGTGTCGACTCGTTCACATCCCCTCTGCCTCTACACTGCTGCCCACTGTTCATCATACTGCCATTACTACACATACTTTCACCATTGATACTGGCATTGTAGCTATCCCCTCTATCCCCTCACACCAACACAGTCTCAGcagagtctggttctgctccatgtttctgcctcttaaaaggcaGATTCTCACTTTGATAAACGTTGGTGattgctgtgctcatgatggattaatgttgggtctttgatAATCATTTAACGAAGAGTGCGGTCTTTTTCTtgagtggctttttttttctttttttttttacatttgttatgaattggcactctacaaataaagattgataaaAATGGATTATACTGCCTCTTGCTTGCATCTGTGTTTACTTTTGAGGAAGTGCACAGCCGACATGCTAAACAGAAGCAGGGGAGGCGTTGCAGCCCCCATGTGTACATGTAGGTAAAAGTAAGAATATCTCCAACCCAATGGTTAACTGGTCGTCGAACATGATACCCAGGTTCTGCTCAGGGAGGATTTATTTGAAGAATAACGAGTTTGAAAAGGATGCAAGAAAGGCTCAAAGCACACCGAGGAAAACTGCCACATAGAATGTGTTGTCATTAAGTAGCTACAAAGATACAATAACTGTTCAAAAGGTTTGGATCTGATGGAGGAAGTGATGAAGGAGAAGATCTGAGGGAGTATGGATGCAATGAAGGAAGCATGTGAAGATGGAGCGATGTTAAGAACGATGACTCTGTTTCCTGACAGATTCGATGATTTCACATCAGACGCACTTTGTCTGTGAGACGACACCAGCAGACATCAGCGGGTCACATGACGGTGATGTCACGGCCACTCCTCTGCACCTCCTCACAAGTAGGTCAGAGCCGAACATGTGGAGGTTTTCCCACAGTGTGTGCGTACACTCACACTGCTCACTGTCATTGTGAGTTATAATCAGTTTTCTGCAGCAGGACTCGGGAGGGCTGCAGCGCTAATATGAAGTGATTTCAACCTCACCTCCGGGGACGACGCGCACACAGATCAGAAAAGTTAAAAGACGAAAGaagaacaggaagaagaagaagatatgaATCATATCGACACTTCTCCGAGGTGATGAGGAGAAATAAAGTGGAGAAAAATGGTTGTTTTAATTAGAGCAGGTGAGAAAACTTCTATGGAGTTGTCTCCACAAAAGGAGAAGATCCATTTTTGCATGATGATATTTTTCTGAGGTGTGACTCTTTATTTTAGAGGAGCCACACAGATATCAGGAGAGTCCACTATACCACGCTATCATGAGAATatctgcctttatatcaatgttacACATATTCACGATATGAACAAAAGACTGGAGAACATACTTaattgtaatgtaatgtaatttcataatgttattttaatgcaacataagctatatcgatattaacgatattgtcttaccctatatcttgtttgaaaatatattgatgtatcttaaaaactcaatatatttcccagccctagtatgACGCTGCGTTTTTATTGGTTTagtttttcattaaatacatatCTGATGAGTATATTTTGACACTACACAAAGAAGCCTTCACAAGGACTCTTTACGTTCTCGACAGCTGAGGTATACCAAACCTACGGATATATTCAGCTGGTGAGATTCATCAGTTtacagagtttttttcttttattgtataCAACACTTCTCCAACGTCTTaataaaatattctcatttaggtgtttgattgacaggaagtgacagctggttaagaaataaaaaaagatgcagcaTTTTCCCGACCTCCAAACaagtttctcctcttttttcacaACTCAAAACTAACATTTTAACTccaaaagagtttaaaaatatGCTTTGCGGGTGGATCTTTAGATCTAACCCCCACCTTGGCCTGTGAGTGAGAAAGTACATTTTGGACCCTGTGTTGACGATGGAGATTATTTTGATGATGatcataaagtaaaataaaaatgaaacagtcGGGATCAGTGCAGCTCTGCCTGTCCTGACCTGacctgtgtccaatcagaccTGAGTCTGTGTATTGGCTCTCGCTGACCTTGTTTCCTCCTGTCTGGATCCTTGCTTGTGCTGTTGCCTCCAAATGgtttgtgtgcatctgtgtatgTGCTGTTCCTCGTCAGCTCGGCATATTAGCTCTACAGGGAGCCCACGATGAATGAAAGGGCTTTAATCTGCTTCGTATTGAGAAGGGAGAAAAACGGTTGTTTTAATTAGAGCAGGTGAGAAAACTTCTATGGAGTTGTCTCCACAAAAGGAGAAGATCCATTTTTGCATGATGATATTTTTCTGAGGTGTGACTCTTTATTTTAGAGGAGCCACACAGATATCAGGAGAGTCCACTATACCACGCTATCATGAGAATatctgcctttatatcaatgttacACATATTCACGATATGAACAAAAGACTGGAGAACATACTTaattgtaatgtaatgtaatttcATTCCATGCATGAAGATTGCACCAGTTGTTTTCAATCCAGTCTATGACCATGAGCCAGTCCcaggacataaaaaaacaccaccCTCTCCCACCCTATCACTCGTTAAttaatatccccccccccccccaccccctgacttcacctgttgaaaacTCATTAAGGGGGCtggccaaaaataaaaaatctgggTAAAGTCaggatgaaaaatgaatgaatgaaaaaaaaaaaaaaatccttgggttcaaatccgacctcggccctttgctgcatgtgatCCCCCAATCTCTTatttcaacatttcctgtctctcttcagcttttctATCATATAAAAAGCAAAATGGCCTAAAttcacatcttaaaaaaaaccatgtttttctctgtattacaaaataatacaaatgaactgattaaagcagcagcagatcaAAAGATCCTGTGTTTATAAGGTAAAATTGCTGGGTTTGTCATAGGAgtttggtggctttgaagagagcagCATAACAATCAGAGGTAGACAAAAAGGTCTACCTCTATTGGCATCCTCCATCAAAGATACAAATGTTCCCCCTTAAAGATGGAGTCAATAAATGTTTGatgagaatcagagagagacaggatagAGAAAACGAGCGAGTAAATCTCTTGACTGTAAATAACACACTggttataaatgtgttttcatgacGGAAGAGCAGCAaatacacacgc is part of the Labrus mixtus chromosome 19, fLabMix1.1, whole genome shotgun sequence genome and encodes:
- the LOC132994655 gene encoding LIM zinc-binding domain-containing Nebulette-like; the protein is MNPPCARCGKIVYPTEKVSCLDKNWHKGCFHCEVCKMTLNMKNYKGYDKKPYCNAHYPKTSFTIVADTPENLRLRQQSELQSQVKYKKDFEESKGRGFSIVSDTPEMQRLRKTQEQISIFSSEQRQIFTKATGPQRALFTVILGETVMTAGSTCSQDSAAIRTLKA